A section of the Ornithinimicrobium sufpigmenti genome encodes:
- a CDS encoding exonuclease domain-containing protein encodes MSWHTGRLALFDLETTGVDCHRDRIVTAAVILAGGGIGTDTANWIVDPGIPIPDAAAEIHGITTEHAREHGGDPAVAVADLAQRLLEATSCGYPVVGHNVVYDLTMLSAECIRHGHHGLAGQLRAIEPVVDTFVLDKWVDTYRKGSRKLVDVARHYGVALSEQDAHGAAADALAAGRVAWCIAQKYPGVRIPLDELHALQAEQKRAQAESFGRYLVRQGKTDDVSREWPVQSPPAGWSPEQLPAPREEAAA; translated from the coding sequence ATGAGCTGGCACACCGGCCGCCTGGCCCTCTTCGACCTCGAGACCACCGGCGTCGACTGCCACCGCGACCGCATTGTCACCGCCGCCGTCATCCTGGCAGGCGGAGGCATCGGCACCGACACCGCCAACTGGATCGTCGACCCCGGCATCCCCATCCCCGACGCCGCCGCCGAGATCCACGGCATCACCACCGAGCACGCCCGCGAGCACGGCGGCGACCCCGCCGTCGCGGTCGCCGACCTCGCGCAGCGTCTGCTCGAAGCCACCTCGTGCGGCTACCCCGTCGTCGGACACAACGTCGTCTACGACCTCACGATGCTCTCCGCCGAGTGCATCCGCCACGGCCACCACGGCCTCGCCGGCCAGCTGCGCGCGATCGAGCCGGTCGTCGACACGTTCGTCCTCGACAAGTGGGTCGACACCTACCGCAAGGGCAGCAGGAAGCTCGTCGACGTCGCCCGCCACTACGGCGTCGCCCTCTCCGAGCAGGACGCCCACGGCGCCGCTGCTGACGCCCTCGCGGCCGGCCGCGTCGCCTGGTGCATCGCCCAGAAGTACCCAGGCGTGCGCATCCCGCTCGACGAGCTGCACGCCCTGCAAGCCGAGCAGAAGCGCGCCCAGGCGGAGTCCTTCGGCCGCTACCTGGTGCGGCAAGGCAAGACGGATGACGTGTCGCGGGAGTGGCCGGTGCAGTCGCCGCCCGCCGGCTGGTCGCCGGAGCAGTTGCCGGCGCCGCGCGAGGAGGCCGCGGCATGA
- a CDS encoding GIY-YIG nuclease family protein translates to MRRTHYVYRAYDEHGLLLYVGCTGSPRQRHDHHRSQSAWFPYAVRFVTAGPYAADEAFALEAEVIERESPFFNTSRAEVGVKVQRHAFVRRHLQDRRRTDPSLWEDFERFCSVHREAQAEAERRYPTVDHHASYLQARNRLDRVAAEAAA, encoded by the coding sequence ATGAGGCGCACCCATTACGTCTACCGCGCTTACGACGAGCACGGCCTGCTCCTCTATGTCGGCTGCACCGGCAGCCCCCGACAGCGGCACGACCACCACCGCTCGCAAAGCGCATGGTTCCCCTACGCGGTCCGCTTCGTCACCGCCGGCCCCTACGCCGCCGATGAAGCCTTCGCGCTGGAGGCCGAGGTGATCGAGCGCGAGTCCCCGTTCTTCAACACGAGCCGAGCCGAGGTCGGAGTCAAGGTCCAGCGTCACGCCTTCGTGCGCAGGCACTTGCAGGACCGCCGACGGACCGACCCCTCCCTCTGGGAGGACTTCGAGCGCTTCTGTTCCGTCCACCGCGAGGCCCAGGCAGAGGCGGAGCGTCGGTATCCGACGGTCGACCACCACGCCTCCTACCTGCAGGCCCGCAACCGGCTCGACCGCGTCGCTGCCGAGGCGGCGGCATGA
- a CDS encoding helix-turn-helix domain-containing protein — MVATLRLKTETLTRYRRLAQLKTDAALAARMGIDPGNLSRVLKGRQTPGPRFIAQLCRAFDAEINELFEVVDAEDDAA; from the coding sequence ATGGTGGCCACCCTCCGGCTCAAGACCGAGACGCTCACCAGATACCGCCGCCTCGCACAGCTCAAGACCGACGCCGCCCTTGCCGCACGCATGGGCATCGACCCCGGGAACCTCTCCCGGGTGCTCAAGGGCAGGCAGACCCCCGGGCCCCGCTTCATCGCCCAGCTCTGCCGCGCCTTCGACGCCGAGATCAACGAGCTGTTCGAGGTCGTAGATGCCGAGGACGACGCGGCATGA
- a CDS encoding helix-turn-helix transcriptional regulator — translation MSWWDYVERVANTTRQRDIQDRTGIDASNFSRWKTGQTPRPALVAQFARAYGRPVLEAFVAAEFLTPEEAAERPAAAPSLSTLTDDQLLAEVRARMSEGRDGHGQQPAPIGDYDDPGGLVAQLHDLEDEARQRAAARNADMPADLAARRTGRKSRQQQLREQQDQDGES, via the coding sequence ATGAGCTGGTGGGATTACGTGGAGCGCGTCGCCAACACGACGCGGCAGCGTGACATCCAGGACCGGACGGGCATCGACGCCTCGAACTTCTCCAGGTGGAAGACCGGGCAGACGCCCCGCCCCGCCTTGGTGGCACAGTTCGCTCGCGCCTACGGTCGCCCCGTGCTGGAGGCCTTCGTCGCGGCGGAGTTCCTCACCCCCGAGGAAGCCGCAGAGCGACCGGCGGCCGCACCATCCCTATCCACGCTCACCGATGACCAGCTGCTCGCCGAAGTGCGAGCCCGAATGAGCGAAGGACGTGATGGGCATGGACAGCAGCCCGCCCCCATAGGTGACTACGACGACCCCGGCGGTCTCGTCGCCCAGCTGCACGACCTCGAGGACGAGGCCCGCCAGCGCGCGGCGGCCCGCAACGCCGACATGCCGGCCGACCTCGCCGCGCGCAGGACCGGCAGGAAGAGCAGGCAGCAGCAACTGCGCGAGCAACAGGATCAGGATGGGGAGAGCTAA
- a CDS encoding DUF2335 domain-containing protein encodes MDVYGSGDEPRHGVIYDPTGDPNAQPLTGLEVLGSQSFSYSHSGPLPDAAQLGHYEQILPGLADRIVTMAEQDMASRQADRRTLVRAEAHATVVATWLLGLLPFALALMAIWFASQGLDAAAVIAAIGAVAALLPRMMEAWRGRPSGEPPTEEEPDA; translated from the coding sequence GTGGACGTCTACGGGAGCGGCGATGAGCCGCGCCATGGGGTCATCTACGACCCAACGGGCGATCCAAACGCGCAGCCGCTGACGGGCCTGGAGGTCCTGGGGAGCCAGAGCTTCTCCTACTCCCATTCCGGACCGTTACCCGATGCGGCCCAGCTCGGGCACTACGAGCAGATCTTGCCAGGCCTCGCGGACCGCATTGTCACGATGGCTGAACAGGACATGGCCAGCCGTCAGGCGGATCGACGTACGCTCGTGCGCGCGGAGGCTCATGCCACCGTTGTGGCGACCTGGCTACTCGGGCTCCTCCCCTTCGCCCTGGCCCTAATGGCCATCTGGTTCGCATCACAGGGGCTGGATGCGGCCGCCGTAATCGCCGCCATCGGCGCGGTGGCCGCGCTCCTTCCTCGCATGATGGAGGCATGGAGGGGGCGGCCGAGTGGCGAGCCGCCGACAGAGGAAGAGCCCGACGCCTAG
- a CDS encoding ImmA/IrrE family metallo-endopeptidase: protein MSSYHPWRELRALTHVVVHWHELHPGEWGATDGRHRIWIDHRLGQAERRCTLAHELEHIRRGHRGCQPPAVEAVVEAAAARRLIPDPHALADALVWARGCRATAAEELWVDEPTLEARLDPVHLHPAERAILVARVEGLHTWH from the coding sequence ATGTCGTCCTACCACCCCTGGCGCGAGCTCCGGGCCCTGACGCACGTCGTCGTGCACTGGCACGAGCTGCACCCGGGGGAGTGGGGCGCCACCGACGGCCGCCACCGGATCTGGATCGACCACCGGCTCGGCCAGGCCGAGCGACGCTGCACCCTCGCCCACGAGCTCGAGCACATCCGCAGGGGACACCGGGGCTGCCAACCGCCGGCCGTCGAGGCAGTGGTCGAGGCCGCGGCCGCGCGCCGGCTCATCCCCGACCCGCACGCCCTGGCTGACGCCCTCGTGTGGGCGCGCGGGTGCCGGGCGACGGCGGCCGAGGAGCTCTGGGTGGACGAGCCGACGCTGGAGGCTCGGTTGGATCCGGTGCACCTGCACCCGGCGGAGCGCGCGATCTTGGTCGCGCGGGTGGAGGGCCTGCACACGTGGCACTGA
- a CDS encoding DUF3263 domain-containing protein: protein MALTQVDRAILRAAAGTYRNPGDDLDALTRASGVSLARTWQRLNQLINDPDAWKVEPGAMQILAERRARYSRGRRSTSGA, encoded by the coding sequence GTGGCACTGACGCAGGTCGACCGAGCCATCCTCCGCGCCGCCGCCGGCACGTACCGCAACCCGGGGGACGACCTGGACGCGCTCACCCGGGCGAGCGGTGTCAGCCTGGCCCGGACGTGGCAGCGGCTCAACCAGCTGATCAACGACCCGGACGCATGGAAGGTCGAACCGGGCGCGATGCAGATCCTCGCGGAGCGGCGGGCCAGGTACTCGCGCGGACGGCGGTCTACCAGCGGGGCGTGA
- a CDS encoding recombinase family protein codes for MRALIYTRVSLDAREGRSTTEQEAECRAWATREGWTVTRVITETGSASSYARSTRARTRWTDVTTAIASGDHDILLTWEASRATRQLDEYAQLRALCAAHDVLWGYSGTIYDLTDRGDRFRTGLDTLLSEDESARMSERIRRAVRARAREGRPHGKLPYGYRREYDPTTGHLLRQVPDETTAPVVRDIYARVIAGDTLMAIANDLTDTGVTPPRPPSSRHDRPQAWLSITVRRIAMSPTYAGRRTHQGQVIGPAAWPAIVDEDTWQQAVAILSAPGRRHPSPTTVKYLLTGIARCGPCGQPLKHFRNRNRWGTYACGQRGCYAVAITAPQLDNHVNGFMTALLAAHADQLHALADGTPSTEATEATDELEALRSRLAGFVAEATAGRLSPATLSSIEADLAPQIAAAEARVRATLVPSVLRGLDLDAPDPWGMLDLAQARRFIRDLIDITILPAGKGNWGRRTLDEERVRITPRW; via the coding sequence ATGCGAGCCCTCATCTACACCCGCGTGAGCCTCGACGCCCGCGAAGGCCGATCCACCACCGAGCAGGAAGCCGAATGCCGCGCCTGGGCCACCCGCGAAGGCTGGACCGTCACGCGCGTCATCACCGAGACCGGCTCCGCCTCAAGCTACGCCAGATCCACCCGCGCCCGCACCCGCTGGACCGACGTCACCACCGCCATCGCCTCCGGCGACCACGACATCCTCCTCACCTGGGAAGCCTCCCGCGCCACCCGCCAGCTCGACGAGTACGCCCAGCTCCGCGCCCTCTGCGCCGCCCACGACGTCCTCTGGGGCTACTCCGGCACCATCTACGACCTCACCGACCGCGGCGACCGCTTCCGCACCGGCCTCGACACCCTCCTGTCCGAGGACGAGTCCGCCCGCATGTCCGAACGCATCCGCCGCGCCGTCCGCGCCCGCGCACGCGAAGGCCGCCCCCACGGCAAACTCCCCTACGGCTACCGCCGCGAGTACGACCCCACCACCGGCCACCTCCTGCGCCAGGTCCCCGACGAGACCACCGCACCCGTCGTCCGCGACATCTACGCCCGCGTCATCGCCGGCGACACCCTCATGGCCATCGCCAACGACCTCACCGACACCGGCGTCACCCCGCCTCGCCCCCCGTCCAGCCGCCACGACCGGCCCCAGGCATGGCTGTCTATCACCGTCCGCCGCATCGCCATGTCCCCCACCTACGCGGGCCGGCGCACCCACCAGGGCCAGGTCATCGGGCCCGCGGCCTGGCCCGCCATCGTCGACGAGGACACGTGGCAGCAGGCCGTGGCCATCCTCTCTGCTCCCGGCCGCCGCCACCCCTCCCCCACCACCGTCAAGTACCTCCTCACCGGCATCGCCCGCTGCGGCCCTTGCGGGCAGCCCCTCAAGCACTTCCGCAACCGCAATCGGTGGGGCACCTACGCCTGCGGCCAACGCGGCTGCTACGCCGTCGCCATCACCGCACCCCAGCTCGACAACCACGTCAACGGCTTCATGACCGCGCTCCTGGCCGCCCACGCCGACCAGCTGCACGCCCTCGCCGATGGCACCCCCTCCACCGAAGCGACCGAAGCCACCGACGAGCTGGAGGCTCTACGGTCCCGCCTGGCCGGCTTCGTCGCCGAAGCAACCGCGGGCCGTCTCTCGCCGGCGACGCTGTCCTCGATCGAGGCTGACCTCGCACCCCAGATCGCCGCGGCCGAGGCGCGGGTGCGGGCCACCCTGGTGCCGTCGGTGCTGCGCGGCCTCGACCTGGACGCCCCGGACCCGTGGGGCATGCTCGACCTGGCGCAGGCGCGCCGGTTCATCCGCGACCTCATCGACATCACCATCCTCCCGGCAGGCAAGGGCAACTGGGGCCGGCGCACGCTCGATGAGGAGCGGGTGAGGATCACGCCCCGCTGGTAG
- a CDS encoding ComEC/Rec2 family competence protein: MLGSNVSLVCGAVAVLLARAGAPRRWRTPLVLISLVGFILLCRPEPSVLRAGVMGSVGLLALTSGRRRASLPALGAAVIGLLCLDPWLARSYGFALSTLATLGLVLWARPWGLALARHLPPRLHLLAMATAIPLSAQLICAPVIVLLQGHITTHAVLANLLAAPLVAPTTVLGVLAACLAPLWVPLSTAVAWLAALPAWMIARIARVGAELPYGTIDWWDGHAGAWLLTAVTALALLTGRWWWHQARRRPWWAGALVAAGAAWLWPSSALSGWPPPGWVVVGCDVGQGDAFVVATAPARALVVDTGPDPPAVSRCLRDLGVRDVDLLVLSHFHADHVGGLTGVLGQVRVGTAYVSPVAEPADVAERTLARLADEGVPVHVAGAGDRVQVGGAAVEVVAPGPRPVVGGSAANNGSLVLDVVVDGTRVLLTGDLEPEGMRPVREWVRGRDYDVLKVAHHGSAAQDERLIHGATAEVALIGVGADNTFGHPAPSLLSLLQSTGAVVLRTDLHGDIAVARDDDGRLVVHRRDGG, from the coding sequence TTGCTCGGCAGCAACGTCAGTCTTGTCTGCGGCGCCGTGGCCGTGCTCCTCGCGCGGGCGGGGGCACCGCGGCGGTGGCGGACGCCGCTGGTGCTGATCAGCCTCGTCGGCTTCATCCTGCTGTGCCGCCCTGAGCCCTCGGTCCTGCGGGCCGGTGTGATGGGCAGCGTGGGCCTGCTGGCGCTGACCTCCGGGAGACGTCGGGCCAGCCTGCCCGCCCTGGGTGCCGCGGTGATCGGGCTGCTCTGCCTCGACCCGTGGCTGGCGCGTTCCTACGGTTTCGCCCTGTCGACCCTGGCCACCCTCGGCCTGGTGCTGTGGGCGCGGCCCTGGGGTCTGGCCCTGGCCCGCCACCTGCCGCCCCGGCTGCACCTGCTCGCGATGGCGACCGCCATCCCCCTGTCCGCCCAGCTGATCTGCGCCCCGGTCATCGTCCTGCTCCAGGGTCACATCACCACCCACGCGGTGCTGGCCAACCTGCTCGCCGCGCCGCTCGTCGCGCCCACGACCGTGCTCGGGGTGCTGGCGGCCTGCCTGGCGCCGCTCTGGGTGCCGCTCTCGACGGCCGTGGCGTGGCTGGCGGCGCTCCCGGCGTGGATGATCGCCCGCATCGCCCGGGTGGGCGCCGAGCTGCCGTACGGCACGATCGACTGGTGGGACGGCCACGCGGGTGCCTGGCTGCTCACGGCGGTGACCGCCCTGGCGCTGTTGACCGGGCGCTGGTGGTGGCACCAGGCGCGTCGCCGTCCGTGGTGGGCCGGTGCCCTGGTCGCCGCCGGGGCTGCCTGGCTGTGGCCGTCGTCGGCGCTGAGCGGATGGCCACCGCCGGGATGGGTGGTCGTGGGCTGCGACGTCGGGCAGGGCGACGCCTTCGTGGTGGCCACCGCCCCGGCGCGGGCGCTCGTGGTCGACACGGGTCCGGACCCTCCGGCGGTGTCGCGGTGCCTGCGCGACCTGGGCGTGCGCGACGTGGACCTGCTGGTGCTGAGCCACTTCCACGCCGACCACGTCGGCGGCCTGACCGGGGTCCTGGGACAGGTCCGTGTCGGCACGGCCTACGTCTCCCCGGTGGCCGAGCCCGCGGACGTCGCCGAGCGGACCCTGGCCCGGCTGGCCGACGAGGGCGTGCCGGTGCACGTCGCCGGTGCCGGTGACCGGGTGCAGGTGGGTGGCGCGGCCGTCGAGGTCGTCGCTCCGGGGCCGCGACCGGTGGTCGGGGGCTCGGCCGCCAACAACGGCAGCCTCGTCCTCGACGTGGTCGTCGACGGCACGCGGGTGCTGCTCACCGGAGACCTGGAGCCAGAGGGTATGCGACCGGTGCGCGAGTGGGTGCGCGGCCGTGACTACGACGTGCTCAAGGTGGCGCACCACGGGTCGGCGGCCCAGGACGAGCGGCTGATCCACGGGGCGACGGCGGAGGTGGCGCTGATCGGGGTGGGTGCGGACAACACCTTCGGGCATCCCGCGCCGAGCCTGCTCTCGTTGCTGCAGTCCACCGGTGCCGTGGTGCTGCGCACCGACCTGCACGGCGACATCGCCGTGGCACGGGACGACGACGGACGGCTGGTCGTGCACCGCCGGGACGGCGGGTGA
- a CDS encoding LysR family transcriptional regulator, producing MFDVAGLRVMRAIAEQGSFTAAANSLGYTQPAISQMVRRLEQRTGTALVERSGRTVRLTEAGSLLADRATDILDRIEKAQAEVSAIAGLQAGRVRLMAFPSSSATLVPRALAGLRASHPAVTVQFSEAEPPESLAALRSGDVDLAVAFSYEGNDPGRGVDDLSGLDVFDVLTDPVMLVLPKDHELAAQDAVELADLEAEQWIAGCPRCRGHLLTLAHKAGFDPEVAFETEDYVAVLGLVAAGLGVALVPHLILTTVSHPDVVVRPVVPPSRRVVQVITTPDLRRVPAVAAALEALSSSAAELRANACDHQACEETEEGQAS from the coding sequence ATGTTTGACGTTGCGGGACTGCGGGTCATGCGGGCGATCGCCGAGCAGGGCTCGTTCACGGCCGCAGCGAACTCCCTGGGCTACACCCAGCCGGCGATCTCCCAGATGGTCCGCCGTCTGGAGCAGCGGACCGGCACGGCGCTGGTGGAGCGCAGCGGGCGAACCGTGCGGCTGACGGAGGCGGGGTCGCTCCTGGCCGACCGCGCGACCGACATCCTGGACCGCATCGAGAAGGCGCAGGCGGAGGTGTCGGCGATCGCCGGGCTGCAGGCCGGGCGGGTGCGGCTGATGGCCTTCCCCTCCTCGTCCGCCACGCTCGTCCCCCGGGCGCTGGCTGGTCTCCGGGCGAGCCACCCCGCCGTCACCGTGCAGTTCAGCGAGGCCGAGCCGCCGGAGTCGCTCGCGGCGCTGCGCAGCGGCGACGTCGACCTGGCGGTGGCCTTCTCCTACGAGGGCAACGACCCGGGTCGCGGCGTGGACGACCTCAGCGGGCTCGACGTCTTCGACGTCCTCACCGACCCGGTGATGCTGGTCCTGCCCAAGGACCACGAGCTGGCGGCCCAGGACGCCGTCGAGCTCGCCGACCTGGAGGCCGAGCAGTGGATCGCCGGCTGCCCGCGCTGCCGCGGGCACCTGCTGACGCTGGCGCACAAGGCGGGGTTCGACCCCGAGGTGGCCTTCGAGACCGAGGACTACGTCGCGGTCCTCGGGCTGGTCGCCGCCGGGCTGGGCGTCGCCCTCGTCCCGCACCTCATCCTCACCACCGTGTCCCACCCCGACGTCGTCGTCCGTCCCGTCGTCCCGCCCTCGCGCCGCGTCGTGCAGGTGATCACCACCCCGGATTTGCGCCGGGTCCCCGCCGTCGCCGCCGCTCTCGAGGCACTCAGCAGCAGCGCGGCCGAGCTGCGCGCCAACGCCTGCGACCACCAGGCGTGCGAGGAGACCGAGGAGGGTCAGGCCTCCTGA
- a CDS encoding Sir2 family NAD-dependent protein deacetylase, translated as MTEEQVAPRLLRQRILGHPLDPLTDPAEVQPPVLDGPRPLELTLPPRTAVDEHGYAVLRELVGRGGVLALTGAGMSTASGIPDYRGPDGRRRVQPMQHSEFVGSAVGRQRYWARAFVGWERFAAASPNAAHRAVAVLERAGIVDHVLTQNVDGLHQEAGARRVLELHGSLARVVCLDCEEVTTREQVHAWLIDANPGFLRQASEPGQVRPDGDVALPEDLVTGFRTPRCLVCHGDRLKPDVVFFGGSVPRSTVERAFELLGGARSLLVLGSSLRVMSGYRFVRRARRDGIPVLVVTRGQTRADAETTVHLDALLDDVLPRLVEDVTRGP; from the coding sequence ATGACGGAGGAGCAGGTGGCGCCCCGGCTGCTGCGTCAACGCATCCTGGGCCACCCGCTCGACCCCCTGACCGACCCCGCAGAGGTGCAGCCGCCGGTCCTGGACGGACCCCGACCGCTCGAGCTGACCCTGCCGCCGCGGACGGCCGTCGACGAGCACGGGTATGCCGTCCTGCGCGAGCTGGTGGGACGGGGGGGCGTGCTGGCGCTCACCGGAGCCGGGATGTCGACCGCCTCCGGGATCCCTGACTACCGCGGGCCGGACGGCCGGCGGCGGGTGCAGCCGATGCAGCACAGCGAGTTCGTCGGGTCCGCCGTCGGGCGGCAGCGCTACTGGGCCAGGGCGTTCGTCGGCTGGGAGCGGTTCGCGGCGGCGAGTCCGAACGCTGCTCACCGGGCCGTCGCGGTCCTCGAGCGCGCCGGGATCGTCGACCATGTCCTCACCCAGAACGTGGACGGCCTGCACCAGGAGGCGGGGGCGCGCAGGGTGCTCGAGCTCCACGGGTCCCTCGCGCGCGTGGTCTGCCTGGACTGCGAGGAGGTCACGACCCGGGAGCAGGTGCACGCGTGGCTGATCGACGCCAACCCCGGCTTTCTGCGGCAGGCCAGCGAGCCGGGACAGGTCCGGCCCGACGGGGACGTCGCACTGCCCGAAGACCTCGTGACAGGTTTCCGCACCCCGCGGTGCCTCGTCTGTCATGGTGACCGGCTCAAGCCGGACGTCGTCTTCTTCGGCGGGTCGGTGCCGCGGTCGACGGTGGAGAGGGCGTTCGAGCTGCTGGGCGGTGCCCGCAGCCTGCTCGTACTGGGCTCCTCGCTGCGGGTGATGAGCGGGTACCGGTTCGTGCGCAGAGCACGCCGGGACGGCATACCCGTGCTGGTCGTGACCCGTGGCCAGACCCGGGCCGACGCGGAGACGACCGTGCACCTGGACGCGCTGCTCGACGACGTGCTGCCCAGGCTCGTGGAGGACGTCACGCGGGGTCCGTAG
- a CDS encoding DUF2382 domain-containing protein, whose amino-acid sequence MNVSQEQINELYSAQVVTQDGEKLGGVGQVYLDDHTGEPSWISVKTGWFGTNESLVPLDGADLTEGTVRVVPTKDVIKDAPNVDADAHLSAEDQDALFRYYEGAGINVSRYGDDFAGTTTGTGTGTTTGTTAGMGTGTGGTGDRDAAVGDVMGHQGVHAEGHTTSGDVGTGVTGTAGTAGMGTGDADLHRDTGTTDDGSMTLHEERVAVGTQQVETGRVRLRKHVVTEQENVTVPVQREEVEIVREPVAPGEVDTDGGLHDETAEVTLHEERPVIEKDVVATERVGLDKETVTDEQQVVTDVSREEVDVEREGGTTRDGLGGTDRDGRAGGV is encoded by the coding sequence ATGAACGTCAGCCAGGAGCAGATCAACGAACTCTACTCGGCCCAGGTAGTCACCCAGGATGGTGAGAAGTTGGGCGGCGTCGGCCAGGTGTACCTGGACGACCACACCGGCGAGCCGAGCTGGATCAGCGTCAAGACCGGCTGGTTCGGCACCAACGAGAGCCTGGTGCCGCTGGACGGCGCCGACCTGACGGAGGGCACCGTGCGCGTCGTTCCCACCAAGGACGTCATCAAGGACGCTCCCAACGTGGATGCCGACGCCCACCTCTCCGCGGAGGACCAGGACGCGCTCTTCCGCTACTACGAAGGCGCCGGGATCAACGTCAGCCGGTACGGCGACGACTTCGCCGGCACCACCACCGGAACGGGCACCGGGACGACCACCGGAACCACGGCCGGAATGGGCACCGGGACCGGAGGAACGGGTGACCGGGACGCAGCGGTCGGTGACGTCATGGGTCACCAGGGCGTCCACGCCGAGGGCCACACGACCAGCGGCGACGTCGGCACGGGCGTGACCGGCACGGCGGGTACCGCCGGCATGGGTACGGGAGACGCCGACCTGCACCGCGACACCGGCACCACCGACGACGGCTCGATGACCCTGCACGAGGAGCGCGTCGCCGTCGGCACCCAGCAGGTCGAGACCGGCCGGGTACGCCTTCGCAAGCACGTCGTCACCGAGCAGGAGAACGTCACCGTCCCCGTCCAGCGCGAGGAGGTCGAGATCGTCCGCGAGCCCGTCGCCCCGGGTGAGGTGGACACCGACGGCGGGCTGCACGACGAGACGGCAGAGGTGACGCTGCACGAGGAGCGTCCCGTCATCGAGAAGGACGTGGTCGCGACCGAGCGTGTCGGCCTCGACAAGGAGACCGTCACGGACGAGCAGCAGGTCGTCACCGACGTCTCGCGCGAGGAAGTCGACGTGGAGCGCGAGGGTGGCACCACCCGCGACGGCCTGGGCGGCACCGACCGCGACGGCCGCGCCGGCGGGGTCTGA
- a CDS encoding PRC-barrel domain-containing protein, which produces MITQAQLNALYDAEVVDQAGEKVGPLDRVYLDNATGDPAWVSVRTGWFAGRRVFCPLANAEVVGTQIRVPYPVAMIKDAPEIPADEHLTEDEEEQLYDYYAVDEGPAPSA; this is translated from the coding sequence GTGATCACCCAGGCCCAGCTCAACGCCCTCTACGACGCCGAGGTCGTCGACCAGGCCGGCGAGAAGGTCGGCCCCCTGGACCGGGTCTACCTGGACAACGCCACGGGGGACCCGGCGTGGGTCTCGGTGCGCACCGGGTGGTTCGCCGGGCGCCGGGTCTTCTGCCCCCTGGCCAATGCCGAGGTCGTCGGCACGCAGATCCGCGTCCCCTACCCGGTCGCGATGATCAAGGACGCGCCGGAGATCCCGGCGGACGAGCACCTGACCGAGGACGAGGAGGAGCAGCTGTACGACTACTACGCCGTCGACGAGGGCCCGGCACCCTCGGCCTGA
- the lexA gene encoding transcriptional repressor LexA, with amino-acid sequence MATIHEMPDRDGGAKLTNRQQRVLDVIRDSVDARGYPPSLREIGEAVGLTSPSSVAHQLKMLERKGYLRRDPHRPRAIEVVNPTTEGQGYRRGDTDGGRVPTAEVDETGIGDARPRPSYVPLVGRIAAGGPILAEEAVEDVFPLPRQLVGDGELFLLNVVGDSMIDAAICEGDWVVVRRQPTAVNGDIVAALLDNEATVKTYRHRDGKTWLMPHNPAYEPIDGDHATILGKVTAVLRRV; translated from the coding sequence ATGGCCACGATCCACGAGATGCCCGACCGCGATGGTGGGGCCAAGCTGACCAACCGGCAGCAGCGCGTCCTCGACGTCATCCGCGACTCGGTGGACGCCCGCGGCTACCCACCGAGCCTGCGCGAGATCGGTGAGGCCGTCGGGCTGACCTCACCGAGTTCGGTCGCGCACCAGCTGAAGATGCTCGAACGCAAGGGCTACCTGCGCCGCGACCCCCACCGCCCCCGCGCCATCGAGGTTGTCAACCCCACCACCGAGGGCCAGGGCTACCGGCGCGGCGACACCGACGGTGGACGCGTCCCGACGGCCGAGGTCGACGAGACCGGCATCGGCGACGCGCGCCCCCGCCCCTCCTACGTGCCGCTCGTCGGTCGCATCGCCGCCGGCGGTCCGATCCTGGCCGAGGAGGCCGTCGAGGACGTCTTCCCCCTCCCCCGCCAGCTTGTCGGCGACGGCGAGCTCTTCCTGCTCAACGTGGTCGGCGACTCGATGATCGACGCCGCGATCTGCGAGGGCGACTGGGTCGTCGTACGCCGCCAGCCGACGGCCGTCAACGGTGACATCGTGGCCGCACTGCTCGACAACGAGGCGACGGTCAAGACCTACCGCCACCGCGACGGCAAGACCTGGCTGATGCCGCACAACCCTGCCTACGAGCCGATCGACGGCGACCACGCCACGATCCTCGGCAAGGTCACCGCGGTCCTGCGTCGGGTCTGA